One part of the Desulfonema ishimotonii genome encodes these proteins:
- a CDS encoding formate dehydrogenase accessory sulfurtransferase FdhD — translation MERFVIHPVTHWEIASTASAPHKLVGEAPLSITVQGHPFSSGLRTPGDEVAQAAGFCLAEGIADTPDDIVSAEIADPPENNRVSVTLTPARWEKIAHRFGQKYPQGAPDFGRSAEDLVDNLRRSLPPMNDRIRISAAKGFACLDTLSRHQPLRHDTRATHATAIYSAAFGLLTVAEDVGRHNGLDKAIGRLFLERRLGDAGMLVLSSRISFELVQKAIRAGIPIIFSVSRPTALAVRLATAFNMTLACLAKGGGGYIFCGEHRLDTA, via the coding sequence GTGGAACGATTTGTCATCCATCCGGTCACGCATTGGGAGATCGCGTCCACTGCGTCCGCGCCCCACAAACTTGTGGGAGAGGCCCCGCTGTCGATAACCGTCCAGGGGCACCCGTTTTCTTCGGGGCTGCGGACGCCCGGTGATGAAGTGGCGCAGGCTGCCGGTTTCTGTCTTGCCGAAGGCATTGCAGACACCCCGGATGACATTGTATCCGCTGAGATTGCGGACCCGCCGGAGAACAACAGGGTCAGCGTCACCCTGACCCCGGCCCGCTGGGAGAAGATCGCCCACCGGTTCGGGCAAAAATACCCGCAGGGCGCCCCGGACTTCGGTCGGAGTGCGGAAGATCTGGTGGACAATCTGCGGCGCAGTCTGCCGCCCATGAATGACAGGATTCGTATTTCAGCCGCAAAGGGGTTCGCGTGTCTGGATACGCTCAGCCGTCATCAGCCGCTGCGGCATGACACCCGTGCCACCCACGCCACCGCGATCTACAGCGCGGCCTTTGGGCTGCTGACCGTGGCAGAAGATGTGGGGCGGCATAACGGCCTGGACAAGGCCATCGGCAGGCTCTTTCTGGAACGGCGGCTTGGGGATGCCGGTATGCTGGTACTCTCATCCCGCATCAGTTTTGAGCTGGTTCAGAAGGCCATCCGGGCGGGCATACCGATTATCTTTTCCGTGTCCCGGCCCACGGCACTGGCCGTCCGGCTGGCAACAGCCTTCAACATGACGCTGGCGTGTCTGGCCAAGGGTGGCGGCGGATATATCTTCTGCGGCGAACACCGGCTGGATACGGCGTAA